A DNA window from Nycticebus coucang isolate mNycCou1 chromosome 1, mNycCou1.pri, whole genome shotgun sequence contains the following coding sequences:
- the TIGD2 gene encoding tigger transposable element-derived protein 2, giving the protein MLGKRKRVVLTIKDKLDIIKKLEEGISFKKLSVVYGIGESTVRDIKKNKERIINYANSSDPTSGVSKRKSMKSSTYEELDRVMIEWFNQQKTNGIPVSGTICAKQAKFFFDALGMEGDFNASSGWLTRFKQRHGIPKAAGKGTKLKGDESAASEFCGNFKEFVERENLQPEQIYGADQTGLFWKCLPSRTLVLENEHSTSAYRSSRERIIIMCCANATGLHKLNLCVVGKAKKPRAFKGTDLSNLPVTYFSQKSAWIEQSVFRQWFEKYFVPQVQKHLKSKGLVEKAVLLLDFPPSHPDDEMLSSDDGRIIVKYLPLNVTSLIQPMSQGVLATVKRYYRAGLLQKYMDEGIDPKMFWKNLTVLDAVYEVSRAWNMVKSSTITKAWKKLLPGVEENSGMNIDEGAILAANLATVLQNTEECEQVDIENIDQWFDSQSNDSTCQVLTDGKSAEGQAKPAEQKTSSKTRKPELNPEKHISHKAALEWTENLLDYLEQQDDMLLSDKLVLRRLRTIIRRKQKIQNNKSH; this is encoded by the coding sequence ATGCTGGGCAAACGCAAGCGTGTGGTGTTGACAATTAAGGACAAGCTTGACATTATTAAGAAACTTGAGGAAGGcatttctttcaaaaaactttCTGTGGTGTATGGAATTGGTGAATCCACTGTTCGtgatattaaaaagaacaaagaaaggatTATAAACTATGCAAACAGTTCAGATCCTACTAGTGGGGTATCCAAACGTAAATCTATGAAGTCATCAACATACGAGGAACTCGACAGAGTTATGATAGAGTGGTTTAACCAGCAGAAAACAAACGGGATTCCAGTGTCCGGAACGATTTGTGCAAAACAAGCCAAGTTCTTTTTTGATGCTTTGGGGATGGAAGGTGATTTTAATGCATCATCTGGCTGGCTAACTCGATTTAAGCAGCGCCATGGTATTCCAAAGGCTGCTGGTAAaggaacaaaattaaaaggagaTGAATCTGCTGCCAGTGAATTTTGTGGGAACTTTAAGGAATTTGTTGAGAGAGAGAATCTACAACCAGAGCAAATTTATGGTGCTGATCAAACGGGATTGTTCTGGAAATGTCTACCATCAAGGACATTAGTTCTTGAAAATGAGCATAGTACTTCTGCCTATAGATCAAGCAGAGAGAGAATCATTATTATGTGCTGTGCAAATGCCACAGGTTTACACAAACTTAATCTTTGTGTTGTGGGGAAGGCAAAAAAACCTCGTGCATTCAAAGGAACTGACCTTTCAAACCTTCCTGTCACTTATTTCAGTCAAAAAAGTGCGTGGATAGAGCAATCTGTTTTCAGACAGTGGTTTGAAAAATACTTTGTGCCACAGGTACAGAAGCATTTGAAATCAAAGGGGCTTGTAGAAAAAGCAGTGCTGCTTTTAGATTTCCCACCATCTCATCCTGATGATGAAATGTTGAGTTCAGATGATGGCAGAATAATTGTGAAATATTTGCCACTAAATGTCACAAGTTTAATTCAACCTATGAGCCAGGGAGTTCTAGCCACTGTAAAAAGATACTACCGAGCAGGACTTCTCCAGAAGTACATGGATGAAGGAATAGACCCAAAAATGTTTTGGAAGAATTTGACAGTGTTGGATGCAGTTTATGAAGTATCAAGAGCTTGGAACATGGTAAAATCAAGTACCATAACCAAAGCTTGGAAAAAACTTCTCCCTGGTGTTGAAGAGAATTCGGGCATGAACATTGATGAAGGAGCCATTTTAGCAGCTAATTTAGCAACAGTTTTACAGAATACAGAAGAATGTGAACAAGTTGACATTGAGAATATTGATCAGTGGTTTGACTCTCAAAGTAATGACTCCACTTGTCAGGTGCTCACTGACGGTAAAAGTGCCGAGGGCCAGGCCAAGCCTGCTGAGCAAAAGACTTCCAGTAAGACTAGAAAACCGGAACTGAATCCAGAGAAGCATATTAGCCATAAAGCTGCACTCGAGTGGACTGAAAATTTACTAGATTATCTAGAACAGCAAGATGACATGCTTCTGTCAGATAAATTGGTATTGAGGAGGCTTCGGACcataataagaagaaaacagaagatcCAAAATAACAAAAGTCATTAA